GGGTCGCCTCGGGCCTGAGAAGGGTATGGTCTATGTATTTGGCGAGATCCACCGAACCCCCGGACCGCCGAACACCAGTCACCTGCCTGCCGGCAGCAGGCGAGTCACGAGTCACGGCTCCTAGGCCTGGAACTGCATGATGCAGTCGCCTATGCGGACCTCGTCCCCGTCGGAGAGCACATGCTCCTCGATGCGCTCGTTGTTCACGTATGTGCCGTTGGAGCTGTTGAGGTCCACGATCACGCACTCCTTGCCCTGCTGCTGGACCTGGGCGTGCTGGCGGCTGACCTTTGCATCGCGGATGGCGATCGTGTTGGACTCGGCCCGGCCGAGCGAGATCGTGCCCTTGATCGGGTATGTCGCCCCCGCGTTGTCGCCGTTTATGATGATGATCCTGCTCATCCCGGTCTCCGCCTTGCCCGCCGCGCCCCTGGCTGTGGTCGAGCCCTCCTCGAACATGGGATTGGTATCCTCGGCCTTGGTTGCGCCGAAGTAGTTGGGGCCCGTATCCTCGATGACGTAGCCCTTCTCGTCGGTCGGGGGCTCCATCTGCTGCGGCGTGGGGGTGAGCCCGGACAGCTCGGCCTCCTGCACGGTCTCCCCTGCCGCGGGACGGTGCTCCTCGGCGAAGAGCCCCGGCTCGTCGGCGAATATCGCCTCGTAGCGGTGGATGTTGGAGTTGACCGCGGAGAGGACT
This genomic interval from Pseudomonadota bacterium contains the following:
- a CDS encoding FHA domain-containing protein, translated to MSDINEDTQGVATEEAMAFPINQALLDEATHAKEEWRLLKERLNKIEEHRSQVTKAVYEKVRGDYEGRLKAATEVVMSKKGDVDAELATLCETRNKIAEDLKVHQHNLEEIKFRRTLGEFADEEYQSQAREEQDKIGKFETVLSAVNSNIHRYEAIFADEPGLFAEEHRPAAGETVQEAELSGLTPTPQQMEPPTDEKGYVIEDTGPNYFGATKAEDTNPMFEEGSTTARGAAGKAETGMSRIIIINGDNAGATYPIKGTISLGRAESNTIAIRDAKVSRQHAQVQQQGKECVIVDLNSSNGTYVNNERIEEHVLSDGDEVRIGDCIMQFQA